From Corvus hawaiiensis isolate bCorHaw1 chromosome 13, bCorHaw1.pri.cur, whole genome shotgun sequence, one genomic window encodes:
- the CELF6 gene encoding CUGBP Elav-like family member 6 isoform X7, which translates to MQLPQVPAPGPRPPVLWVPAGSKILCIEMNRPIQVKPADSEGRGDRKLFVGMLGKQQSEDDVRRLFEPFGQIEECTILRGPDGASKGCAFVKYGSHAEAQAAINSLHGSQTMPGASSSLVVKFADTDKERTLRRMHQMAGQLGIFNPMTIQFGAYGAYTQAIMQQQAALMAAAQGTCLNPMAAIAAAQMQQMAAFNVSGLVAAPLTPSSGTSTPPGISTAPVPSIATPIGVNGFSPLPPQTNGQPASETIYTNGIHPYPAQSPTVADPLQQAYAGMQHYAAAYPTAYAPISQAFPQQAPLIPQQQREGPEGCNLFIYHLPQEFGDAELTQMFLPFGNVISAKVFVDRATNQSKCFGFVSFDNPTSAQAAIQAMNGFQIGMKRLKVQLKRPKDANRPY; encoded by the exons ATGCAGCTGCCGCAGGTGCCGGCGCCCGGGCCGCGGCCGCCCGTGCTGTGGGTGCCCGCCGGGTCCAAGATCCTCTGCATCGAG ATGAACCGCCCCATCCAGGTGAAGCCGGCCGACAGTGAGGGCCGAGGAG ACAGGAAGCTCTTTGTGGGCatgctggggaagcagcagagcGAGGACGACGTCCGCCGCCTCTTTGAGCCCTTTGGCCAGATTGAGGAGTGCACCATCCTCCGAGGGCCTGATGGAGCCAGCAAAG GTTGTGCCTTTGTGAAATACGGCAGCCACGCCGAGGCACAGGCTGCCATCAACAGCCTGCACGGCAGCCAAACCATGCCG GGCGCCTCGTCCAGCCTGGTGGTGAAGTTTGCAGACACAGACAAGGAGAGGACCCTGCGGCGGATGCATCAGATGGCGGGGCAGCTGGGCATCTTCAACCCCATGACCATCCAGTTCGGTGCCTACGGGGCCTACACGCAAGCG atcatgcagcagcaggcagccctGATGGCGGCCGCGCAGGGCACCTGCCTCAACCCCATGGCTGCCATCGCCGCTGCCCAGATGCAACAAATGGCCGCCTTCAACGTCAGCGGGCTGGTGGCTGCCCCCCTCACCCCCTCTTCAG GTACAAGCACCCCTCCGGGGATCAGCACGGCGCCGGTGCCCAGCATCGCCACGCCCATCGGGGTGAACGGCTTCAGCCCGCTGCCGCCCCAGACCAACGGGCAGCCCGCCTCCGAGACCATCTACACCAACGGCATCCACCCCTACCCAG ctCAAAGCCCCACGGTGGCAGACCCCCTCCAGCAGGCCTACGCCGGCATGCAGCACTATGCAG CAGCATATCCCACTGCCTACGCTCCCATCAGCCAAGCCTTCCCCCAGCAAGCACCCCTCATCCCGCAGCAGCAGCGAGAAG GTCCCGAGGGCTGTAACCTGTTTATTTATCACCTGCCCCAGGAGTTCGGGGACGCGGAGCTCACGCAGATGTTTCTGCCTTTCGGCAACGTCATCTCTGCCAAAGTCTTTGTGGACCGTGCCACCAACCAGAGTAAATGCTTTG GTTTCGTCAGTTTTGACAATCCGACGAGCGCTCAGGCGGCCATTCAGGCCATGAATGGCTTCCAGATCGGCATGAAGAGGCTAAAAGTGCAGCTAAAGCGGCCGAAAGACGCCAACAGACCCTACTGA
- the CELF6 gene encoding CUGBP Elav-like family member 6 isoform X1 produces the protein MAAAAAGEAAGAAFSTANSGRVNGLSRPPGAIAMKDHDAIKLFVGQIPRNLEESDLKPLFEEFGRIYELTVLKDRFTGMHKGCAFLTYCARDSALKAQSALHEQKTLPGMNRPIQVKPADSEGRGEDRKLFVGMLGKQQSEDDVRRLFEPFGQIEECTILRGPDGASKGCAFVKYGSHAEAQAAINSLHGSQTMPGASSSLVVKFADTDKERTLRRMHQMAGQLGIFNPMTIQFGAYGAYTQAIMQQQAALMAAAQGTCLNPMAAIAAAQMQQMAAFNVSGLVAAPLTPSSGTSTPPGISTAPVPSIATPIGVNGFSPLPPQTNGQPASETIYTNGIHPYPAQSPTVADPLQQAYAGMQHYAAAYPTAYAPISQAFPQQAPLIPQQQREGPEGCNLFIYHLPQEFGDAELTQMFLPFGNVISAKVFVDRATNQSKCFGFVSFDNPTSAQAAIQAMNGFQIGMKRLKVQLKRPKDANRPY, from the exons atggcggcggcggcggcgggcgaggcggcgggggcggcgttCAGCACCGCGAACAGCGGCCGGGTGAACGGGCTGAGCCGCCCGCCCGGCGCCATCGCCATGAAGGACCACGACGCCATCAAGCTGTTCGTGGGGCAGATTCCGCGCAACCTGGAGGAGAGCGACCTCAAGCCGCTCTTCGAGGAGTTCGGCCGCATCTACGAGCTCACCGTGCTCAAGGATCGCTTCACCGGCATGCACAAAG GCTGTGCCTTCCTCACCTACTGCGCCCGCGACTCCGCACTGAAGGCACAGAGTGCCCTGCACGAGCAGAAGACTCTGCCAGGG ATGAACCGCCCCATCCAGGTGAAGCCGGCCGACAGTGAGGGCCGAGGAG aagACAGGAAGCTCTTTGTGGGCatgctggggaagcagcagagcGAGGACGACGTCCGCCGCCTCTTTGAGCCCTTTGGCCAGATTGAGGAGTGCACCATCCTCCGAGGGCCTGATGGAGCCAGCAAAG GTTGTGCCTTTGTGAAATACGGCAGCCACGCCGAGGCACAGGCTGCCATCAACAGCCTGCACGGCAGCCAAACCATGCCG GGCGCCTCGTCCAGCCTGGTGGTGAAGTTTGCAGACACAGACAAGGAGAGGACCCTGCGGCGGATGCATCAGATGGCGGGGCAGCTGGGCATCTTCAACCCCATGACCATCCAGTTCGGTGCCTACGGGGCCTACACGCAAGCG atcatgcagcagcaggcagccctGATGGCGGCCGCGCAGGGCACCTGCCTCAACCCCATGGCTGCCATCGCCGCTGCCCAGATGCAACAAATGGCCGCCTTCAACGTCAGCGGGCTGGTGGCTGCCCCCCTCACCCCCTCTTCAG GTACAAGCACCCCTCCGGGGATCAGCACGGCGCCGGTGCCCAGCATCGCCACGCCCATCGGGGTGAACGGCTTCAGCCCGCTGCCGCCCCAGACCAACGGGCAGCCCGCCTCCGAGACCATCTACACCAACGGCATCCACCCCTACCCAG ctCAAAGCCCCACGGTGGCAGACCCCCTCCAGCAGGCCTACGCCGGCATGCAGCACTATGCAG CAGCATATCCCACTGCCTACGCTCCCATCAGCCAAGCCTTCCCCCAGCAAGCACCCCTCATCCCGCAGCAGCAGCGAGAAG GTCCCGAGGGCTGTAACCTGTTTATTTATCACCTGCCCCAGGAGTTCGGGGACGCGGAGCTCACGCAGATGTTTCTGCCTTTCGGCAACGTCATCTCTGCCAAAGTCTTTGTGGACCGTGCCACCAACCAGAGTAAATGCTTTG GTTTCGTCAGTTTTGACAATCCGACGAGCGCTCAGGCGGCCATTCAGGCCATGAATGGCTTCCAGATCGGCATGAAGAGGCTAAAAGTGCAGCTAAAGCGGCCGAAAGACGCCAACAGACCCTACTGA
- the CELF6 gene encoding CUGBP Elav-like family member 6 isoform X6: MQLPQVPAPGPRPPVLWVPAGSKILCIEMNRPIQVKPADSEGRGEDRKLFVGMLGKQQSEDDVRRLFEPFGQIEECTILRGPDGASKGCAFVKYGSHAEAQAAINSLHGSQTMPGASSSLVVKFADTDKERTLRRMHQMAGQLGIFNPMTIQFGAYGAYTQAIMQQQAALMAAAQGTCLNPMAAIAAAQMQQMAAFNVSGLVAAPLTPSSGTSTPPGISTAPVPSIATPIGVNGFSPLPPQTNGQPASETIYTNGIHPYPAQSPTVADPLQQAYAGMQHYAAAYPTAYAPISQAFPQQAPLIPQQQREGPEGCNLFIYHLPQEFGDAELTQMFLPFGNVISAKVFVDRATNQSKCFGFVSFDNPTSAQAAIQAMNGFQIGMKRLKVQLKRPKDANRPY; the protein is encoded by the exons ATGCAGCTGCCGCAGGTGCCGGCGCCCGGGCCGCGGCCGCCCGTGCTGTGGGTGCCCGCCGGGTCCAAGATCCTCTGCATCGAG ATGAACCGCCCCATCCAGGTGAAGCCGGCCGACAGTGAGGGCCGAGGAG aagACAGGAAGCTCTTTGTGGGCatgctggggaagcagcagagcGAGGACGACGTCCGCCGCCTCTTTGAGCCCTTTGGCCAGATTGAGGAGTGCACCATCCTCCGAGGGCCTGATGGAGCCAGCAAAG GTTGTGCCTTTGTGAAATACGGCAGCCACGCCGAGGCACAGGCTGCCATCAACAGCCTGCACGGCAGCCAAACCATGCCG GGCGCCTCGTCCAGCCTGGTGGTGAAGTTTGCAGACACAGACAAGGAGAGGACCCTGCGGCGGATGCATCAGATGGCGGGGCAGCTGGGCATCTTCAACCCCATGACCATCCAGTTCGGTGCCTACGGGGCCTACACGCAAGCG atcatgcagcagcaggcagccctGATGGCGGCCGCGCAGGGCACCTGCCTCAACCCCATGGCTGCCATCGCCGCTGCCCAGATGCAACAAATGGCCGCCTTCAACGTCAGCGGGCTGGTGGCTGCCCCCCTCACCCCCTCTTCAG GTACAAGCACCCCTCCGGGGATCAGCACGGCGCCGGTGCCCAGCATCGCCACGCCCATCGGGGTGAACGGCTTCAGCCCGCTGCCGCCCCAGACCAACGGGCAGCCCGCCTCCGAGACCATCTACACCAACGGCATCCACCCCTACCCAG ctCAAAGCCCCACGGTGGCAGACCCCCTCCAGCAGGCCTACGCCGGCATGCAGCACTATGCAG CAGCATATCCCACTGCCTACGCTCCCATCAGCCAAGCCTTCCCCCAGCAAGCACCCCTCATCCCGCAGCAGCAGCGAGAAG GTCCCGAGGGCTGTAACCTGTTTATTTATCACCTGCCCCAGGAGTTCGGGGACGCGGAGCTCACGCAGATGTTTCTGCCTTTCGGCAACGTCATCTCTGCCAAAGTCTTTGTGGACCGTGCCACCAACCAGAGTAAATGCTTTG GTTTCGTCAGTTTTGACAATCCGACGAGCGCTCAGGCGGCCATTCAGGCCATGAATGGCTTCCAGATCGGCATGAAGAGGCTAAAAGTGCAGCTAAAGCGGCCGAAAGACGCCAACAGACCCTACTGA
- the CELF6 gene encoding CUGBP Elav-like family member 6 isoform X5 yields the protein MAAAAAGEAAGAAFSTANSGRVNGLSRPPGAIAMKDHDAIKLFVGQIPRNLEESDLKPLFEEFGRIYELTVLKDRFTGMHKGCAFLTYCARDSALKAQSALHEQKTLPGMNRPIQVKPADSEGRGEDRKLFVGMLGKQQSEDDVRRLFEPFGQIEECTILRGPDGASKGCAFVKYGSHAEAQAAINSLHGSQTMPGASSSLVVKFADTDKERTLRRMHQMAGQLGIFNPMTIQFGAYGAYTQAIMQQQAALMAAAQGTCLNPMAAIAAAQMQQMAAFNVSGLVAAPLTPSSGTSTPPGISTAPVPSIATPIGVNGFSPLPPQTNGQPASETIYTNGIHPYPAYPTAYAPISQAFPQQAPLIPQQQREGPEGCNLFIYHLPQEFGDAELTQMFLPFGNVISAKVFVDRATNQSKCFGFVSFDNPTSAQAAIQAMNGFQIGMKRLKVQLKRPKDANRPY from the exons atggcggcggcggcggcgggcgaggcggcgggggcggcgttCAGCACCGCGAACAGCGGCCGGGTGAACGGGCTGAGCCGCCCGCCCGGCGCCATCGCCATGAAGGACCACGACGCCATCAAGCTGTTCGTGGGGCAGATTCCGCGCAACCTGGAGGAGAGCGACCTCAAGCCGCTCTTCGAGGAGTTCGGCCGCATCTACGAGCTCACCGTGCTCAAGGATCGCTTCACCGGCATGCACAAAG GCTGTGCCTTCCTCACCTACTGCGCCCGCGACTCCGCACTGAAGGCACAGAGTGCCCTGCACGAGCAGAAGACTCTGCCAGGG ATGAACCGCCCCATCCAGGTGAAGCCGGCCGACAGTGAGGGCCGAGGAG aagACAGGAAGCTCTTTGTGGGCatgctggggaagcagcagagcGAGGACGACGTCCGCCGCCTCTTTGAGCCCTTTGGCCAGATTGAGGAGTGCACCATCCTCCGAGGGCCTGATGGAGCCAGCAAAG GTTGTGCCTTTGTGAAATACGGCAGCCACGCCGAGGCACAGGCTGCCATCAACAGCCTGCACGGCAGCCAAACCATGCCG GGCGCCTCGTCCAGCCTGGTGGTGAAGTTTGCAGACACAGACAAGGAGAGGACCCTGCGGCGGATGCATCAGATGGCGGGGCAGCTGGGCATCTTCAACCCCATGACCATCCAGTTCGGTGCCTACGGGGCCTACACGCAAGCG atcatgcagcagcaggcagccctGATGGCGGCCGCGCAGGGCACCTGCCTCAACCCCATGGCTGCCATCGCCGCTGCCCAGATGCAACAAATGGCCGCCTTCAACGTCAGCGGGCTGGTGGCTGCCCCCCTCACCCCCTCTTCAG GTACAAGCACCCCTCCGGGGATCAGCACGGCGCCGGTGCCCAGCATCGCCACGCCCATCGGGGTGAACGGCTTCAGCCCGCTGCCGCCCCAGACCAACGGGCAGCCCGCCTCCGAGACCATCTACACCAACGGCATCCACCCCTACCCAG CATATCCCACTGCCTACGCTCCCATCAGCCAAGCCTTCCCCCAGCAAGCACCCCTCATCCCGCAGCAGCAGCGAGAAG GTCCCGAGGGCTGTAACCTGTTTATTTATCACCTGCCCCAGGAGTTCGGGGACGCGGAGCTCACGCAGATGTTTCTGCCTTTCGGCAACGTCATCTCTGCCAAAGTCTTTGTGGACCGTGCCACCAACCAGAGTAAATGCTTTG GTTTCGTCAGTTTTGACAATCCGACGAGCGCTCAGGCGGCCATTCAGGCCATGAATGGCTTCCAGATCGGCATGAAGAGGCTAAAAGTGCAGCTAAAGCGGCCGAAAGACGCCAACAGACCCTACTGA
- the CELF6 gene encoding CUGBP Elav-like family member 6 isoform X2 yields the protein MAAAAAGEAAGAAFSTANSGRVNGLSRPPGAIAMKDHDAIKLFVGQIPRNLEESDLKPLFEEFGRIYELTVLKDRFTGMHKGCAFLTYCARDSALKAQSALHEQKTLPGMNRPIQVKPADSEGRGEDRKLFVGMLGKQQSEDDVRRLFEPFGQIEECTILRGPDGASKGCAFVKYGSHAEAQAAINSLHGSQTMPGASSSLVVKFADTDKERTLRRMHQMAGQLGIFNPMTIQFGAYGAYTQAIMQQQAALMAAAQGTCLNPMAAIAAAQMQQMAAFNVSGLVAAPLTPSSGTSTPPGISTAPVPSIATPIGVNGFSPLPPQTNGQPASETIYTNGIHPYPAQSPTVADPLQQAYAGMQHYAAYPTAYAPISQAFPQQAPLIPQQQREGPEGCNLFIYHLPQEFGDAELTQMFLPFGNVISAKVFVDRATNQSKCFGFVSFDNPTSAQAAIQAMNGFQIGMKRLKVQLKRPKDANRPY from the exons atggcggcggcggcggcgggcgaggcggcgggggcggcgttCAGCACCGCGAACAGCGGCCGGGTGAACGGGCTGAGCCGCCCGCCCGGCGCCATCGCCATGAAGGACCACGACGCCATCAAGCTGTTCGTGGGGCAGATTCCGCGCAACCTGGAGGAGAGCGACCTCAAGCCGCTCTTCGAGGAGTTCGGCCGCATCTACGAGCTCACCGTGCTCAAGGATCGCTTCACCGGCATGCACAAAG GCTGTGCCTTCCTCACCTACTGCGCCCGCGACTCCGCACTGAAGGCACAGAGTGCCCTGCACGAGCAGAAGACTCTGCCAGGG ATGAACCGCCCCATCCAGGTGAAGCCGGCCGACAGTGAGGGCCGAGGAG aagACAGGAAGCTCTTTGTGGGCatgctggggaagcagcagagcGAGGACGACGTCCGCCGCCTCTTTGAGCCCTTTGGCCAGATTGAGGAGTGCACCATCCTCCGAGGGCCTGATGGAGCCAGCAAAG GTTGTGCCTTTGTGAAATACGGCAGCCACGCCGAGGCACAGGCTGCCATCAACAGCCTGCACGGCAGCCAAACCATGCCG GGCGCCTCGTCCAGCCTGGTGGTGAAGTTTGCAGACACAGACAAGGAGAGGACCCTGCGGCGGATGCATCAGATGGCGGGGCAGCTGGGCATCTTCAACCCCATGACCATCCAGTTCGGTGCCTACGGGGCCTACACGCAAGCG atcatgcagcagcaggcagccctGATGGCGGCCGCGCAGGGCACCTGCCTCAACCCCATGGCTGCCATCGCCGCTGCCCAGATGCAACAAATGGCCGCCTTCAACGTCAGCGGGCTGGTGGCTGCCCCCCTCACCCCCTCTTCAG GTACAAGCACCCCTCCGGGGATCAGCACGGCGCCGGTGCCCAGCATCGCCACGCCCATCGGGGTGAACGGCTTCAGCCCGCTGCCGCCCCAGACCAACGGGCAGCCCGCCTCCGAGACCATCTACACCAACGGCATCCACCCCTACCCAG ctCAAAGCCCCACGGTGGCAGACCCCCTCCAGCAGGCCTACGCCGGCATGCAGCACTATGCAG CATATCCCACTGCCTACGCTCCCATCAGCCAAGCCTTCCCCCAGCAAGCACCCCTCATCCCGCAGCAGCAGCGAGAAG GTCCCGAGGGCTGTAACCTGTTTATTTATCACCTGCCCCAGGAGTTCGGGGACGCGGAGCTCACGCAGATGTTTCTGCCTTTCGGCAACGTCATCTCTGCCAAAGTCTTTGTGGACCGTGCCACCAACCAGAGTAAATGCTTTG GTTTCGTCAGTTTTGACAATCCGACGAGCGCTCAGGCGGCCATTCAGGCCATGAATGGCTTCCAGATCGGCATGAAGAGGCTAAAAGTGCAGCTAAAGCGGCCGAAAGACGCCAACAGACCCTACTGA
- the CELF6 gene encoding CUGBP Elav-like family member 6 isoform X4, translating to MAAAAAGEAAGAAFSTANSGRVNGLSRPPGAIAMKDHDAIKLFVGQIPRNLEESDLKPLFEEFGRIYELTVLKDRFTGMHKGCAFLTYCARDSALKAQSALHEQKTLPGMNRPIQVKPADSEGRGEDRKLFVGMLGKQQSEDDVRRLFEPFGQIEECTILRGPDGASKGCAFVKYGSHAEAQAAINSLHGSQTMPGASSSLVVKFADTDKERTLRRMHQMAGQLGIFNPMTIQFGAYGAYTQAIMQQQAALMAAAQGTCLNPMAAIAAAQMQQMAAFNVSGLVAAPLTPSSGTSTPPGISTAPVPSIATPIGVNGFSPLPPQTNGQPASETIYTNGIHPYPAAYPTAYAPISQAFPQQAPLIPQQQREGPEGCNLFIYHLPQEFGDAELTQMFLPFGNVISAKVFVDRATNQSKCFGFVSFDNPTSAQAAIQAMNGFQIGMKRLKVQLKRPKDANRPY from the exons atggcggcggcggcggcgggcgaggcggcgggggcggcgttCAGCACCGCGAACAGCGGCCGGGTGAACGGGCTGAGCCGCCCGCCCGGCGCCATCGCCATGAAGGACCACGACGCCATCAAGCTGTTCGTGGGGCAGATTCCGCGCAACCTGGAGGAGAGCGACCTCAAGCCGCTCTTCGAGGAGTTCGGCCGCATCTACGAGCTCACCGTGCTCAAGGATCGCTTCACCGGCATGCACAAAG GCTGTGCCTTCCTCACCTACTGCGCCCGCGACTCCGCACTGAAGGCACAGAGTGCCCTGCACGAGCAGAAGACTCTGCCAGGG ATGAACCGCCCCATCCAGGTGAAGCCGGCCGACAGTGAGGGCCGAGGAG aagACAGGAAGCTCTTTGTGGGCatgctggggaagcagcagagcGAGGACGACGTCCGCCGCCTCTTTGAGCCCTTTGGCCAGATTGAGGAGTGCACCATCCTCCGAGGGCCTGATGGAGCCAGCAAAG GTTGTGCCTTTGTGAAATACGGCAGCCACGCCGAGGCACAGGCTGCCATCAACAGCCTGCACGGCAGCCAAACCATGCCG GGCGCCTCGTCCAGCCTGGTGGTGAAGTTTGCAGACACAGACAAGGAGAGGACCCTGCGGCGGATGCATCAGATGGCGGGGCAGCTGGGCATCTTCAACCCCATGACCATCCAGTTCGGTGCCTACGGGGCCTACACGCAAGCG atcatgcagcagcaggcagccctGATGGCGGCCGCGCAGGGCACCTGCCTCAACCCCATGGCTGCCATCGCCGCTGCCCAGATGCAACAAATGGCCGCCTTCAACGTCAGCGGGCTGGTGGCTGCCCCCCTCACCCCCTCTTCAG GTACAAGCACCCCTCCGGGGATCAGCACGGCGCCGGTGCCCAGCATCGCCACGCCCATCGGGGTGAACGGCTTCAGCCCGCTGCCGCCCCAGACCAACGGGCAGCCCGCCTCCGAGACCATCTACACCAACGGCATCCACCCCTACCCAG CAGCATATCCCACTGCCTACGCTCCCATCAGCCAAGCCTTCCCCCAGCAAGCACCCCTCATCCCGCAGCAGCAGCGAGAAG GTCCCGAGGGCTGTAACCTGTTTATTTATCACCTGCCCCAGGAGTTCGGGGACGCGGAGCTCACGCAGATGTTTCTGCCTTTCGGCAACGTCATCTCTGCCAAAGTCTTTGTGGACCGTGCCACCAACCAGAGTAAATGCTTTG GTTTCGTCAGTTTTGACAATCCGACGAGCGCTCAGGCGGCCATTCAGGCCATGAATGGCTTCCAGATCGGCATGAAGAGGCTAAAAGTGCAGCTAAAGCGGCCGAAAGACGCCAACAGACCCTACTGA
- the CELF6 gene encoding CUGBP Elav-like family member 6 isoform X3, translating into MAAAAAGEAAGAAFSTANSGRVNGLSRPPGAIAMKDHDAIKLFVGQIPRNLEESDLKPLFEEFGRIYELTVLKDRFTGMHKGCAFLTYCARDSALKAQSALHEQKTLPGMNRPIQVKPADSEGRGDRKLFVGMLGKQQSEDDVRRLFEPFGQIEECTILRGPDGASKGCAFVKYGSHAEAQAAINSLHGSQTMPGASSSLVVKFADTDKERTLRRMHQMAGQLGIFNPMTIQFGAYGAYTQAIMQQQAALMAAAQGTCLNPMAAIAAAQMQQMAAFNVSGLVAAPLTPSSGTSTPPGISTAPVPSIATPIGVNGFSPLPPQTNGQPASETIYTNGIHPYPAQSPTVADPLQQAYAGMQHYAAAYPTAYAPISQAFPQQAPLIPQQQREGPEGCNLFIYHLPQEFGDAELTQMFLPFGNVISAKVFVDRATNQSKCFGFVSFDNPTSAQAAIQAMNGFQIGMKRLKVQLKRPKDANRPY; encoded by the exons atggcggcggcggcggcgggcgaggcggcgggggcggcgttCAGCACCGCGAACAGCGGCCGGGTGAACGGGCTGAGCCGCCCGCCCGGCGCCATCGCCATGAAGGACCACGACGCCATCAAGCTGTTCGTGGGGCAGATTCCGCGCAACCTGGAGGAGAGCGACCTCAAGCCGCTCTTCGAGGAGTTCGGCCGCATCTACGAGCTCACCGTGCTCAAGGATCGCTTCACCGGCATGCACAAAG GCTGTGCCTTCCTCACCTACTGCGCCCGCGACTCCGCACTGAAGGCACAGAGTGCCCTGCACGAGCAGAAGACTCTGCCAGGG ATGAACCGCCCCATCCAGGTGAAGCCGGCCGACAGTGAGGGCCGAGGAG ACAGGAAGCTCTTTGTGGGCatgctggggaagcagcagagcGAGGACGACGTCCGCCGCCTCTTTGAGCCCTTTGGCCAGATTGAGGAGTGCACCATCCTCCGAGGGCCTGATGGAGCCAGCAAAG GTTGTGCCTTTGTGAAATACGGCAGCCACGCCGAGGCACAGGCTGCCATCAACAGCCTGCACGGCAGCCAAACCATGCCG GGCGCCTCGTCCAGCCTGGTGGTGAAGTTTGCAGACACAGACAAGGAGAGGACCCTGCGGCGGATGCATCAGATGGCGGGGCAGCTGGGCATCTTCAACCCCATGACCATCCAGTTCGGTGCCTACGGGGCCTACACGCAAGCG atcatgcagcagcaggcagccctGATGGCGGCCGCGCAGGGCACCTGCCTCAACCCCATGGCTGCCATCGCCGCTGCCCAGATGCAACAAATGGCCGCCTTCAACGTCAGCGGGCTGGTGGCTGCCCCCCTCACCCCCTCTTCAG GTACAAGCACCCCTCCGGGGATCAGCACGGCGCCGGTGCCCAGCATCGCCACGCCCATCGGGGTGAACGGCTTCAGCCCGCTGCCGCCCCAGACCAACGGGCAGCCCGCCTCCGAGACCATCTACACCAACGGCATCCACCCCTACCCAG ctCAAAGCCCCACGGTGGCAGACCCCCTCCAGCAGGCCTACGCCGGCATGCAGCACTATGCAG CAGCATATCCCACTGCCTACGCTCCCATCAGCCAAGCCTTCCCCCAGCAAGCACCCCTCATCCCGCAGCAGCAGCGAGAAG GTCCCGAGGGCTGTAACCTGTTTATTTATCACCTGCCCCAGGAGTTCGGGGACGCGGAGCTCACGCAGATGTTTCTGCCTTTCGGCAACGTCATCTCTGCCAAAGTCTTTGTGGACCGTGCCACCAACCAGAGTAAATGCTTTG GTTTCGTCAGTTTTGACAATCCGACGAGCGCTCAGGCGGCCATTCAGGCCATGAATGGCTTCCAGATCGGCATGAAGAGGCTAAAAGTGCAGCTAAAGCGGCCGAAAGACGCCAACAGACCCTACTGA